A window of the Yersinia rochesterensis genome harbors these coding sequences:
- the hisD gene encoding histidinol dehydrogenase → MQPTNFNTLINWQQCSEEQQKALLSRPAINASERITATVSEILDRVKIEGDSALRDFSQRFDTVKVADIRISRDEIAAAAGRLGDDIKQAMAQAVRNIEIFHNAQKMPVVDVETQPGVRCQQITRPIASVGLYIPGGSAPLLSTVLMLGTPARIAGCQRVILCSPPPIADEILYAAQLCGIQEVFQIGGAQAIAAMAFGSESVPKVNKIFGPGNAYVTEAKRQVSQRLDGAAIDMPAGPSEVLVIADSGATPAFIAADLLSQAEHGPDSQVVLLTPDAAIAQAVAVEVERQLQQLSRADIARQALESSRLIITKDLQQCIEISNQYGPEHLILQIRQPEEIIDQIDNAGSVFMGDWSPESAGDYASGTNHVLPTYGYTSTYSSLGLADFVKRMTVQQLTPQGLLGLASTIETLAQAEQLTAHKNAVTLRVAALTAANKEQA, encoded by the coding sequence ATGCAGCCGACGAATTTCAATACCTTAATCAACTGGCAGCAATGCAGTGAAGAGCAGCAAAAAGCGCTGTTGAGCCGCCCAGCTATTAATGCATCAGAGCGAATCACCGCAACAGTCAGTGAAATCCTTGACCGGGTGAAAATCGAGGGCGATAGTGCTTTGCGTGATTTTAGCCAACGTTTTGATACGGTTAAAGTTGCTGACATCCGCATCAGCCGCGATGAGATAGCCGCCGCCGCAGGGCGCTTGGGTGACGACATCAAACAGGCCATGGCGCAAGCGGTGCGTAATATTGAAATCTTCCATAACGCGCAGAAAATGCCGGTGGTGGATGTTGAAACGCAACCGGGTGTGCGCTGTCAGCAAATCACCCGCCCGATTGCCTCCGTCGGCTTATATATTCCTGGCGGCTCAGCTCCGCTGCTTTCTACCGTGCTGATGCTTGGCACTCCGGCGCGTATTGCCGGTTGCCAGCGCGTGATTTTATGCTCCCCACCGCCGATTGCCGATGAAATTCTGTATGCCGCGCAATTATGTGGCATTCAAGAAGTGTTCCAAATTGGCGGAGCGCAAGCGATTGCTGCGATGGCATTTGGTAGTGAGTCAGTGCCGAAAGTGAATAAGATCTTTGGGCCGGGCAATGCTTATGTCACTGAAGCAAAACGTCAGGTCAGCCAACGTTTGGACGGTGCGGCGATTGATATGCCGGCTGGCCCATCTGAAGTATTGGTTATCGCCGACAGCGGCGCTACACCGGCGTTTATTGCCGCTGACTTGCTGTCTCAGGCCGAGCACGGGCCGGATTCTCAAGTAGTCTTACTGACGCCAGATGCCGCTATTGCTCAAGCCGTTGCGGTCGAAGTTGAGCGCCAACTCCAGCAGTTATCGCGTGCGGATATTGCCCGTCAAGCATTGGAAAGCAGCCGCTTGATCATCACTAAAGACTTGCAGCAATGTATTGAAATCAGCAATCAATACGGGCCGGAACACTTGATTCTGCAAATCCGCCAGCCGGAAGAAATCATTGATCAGATCGATAACGCCGGTTCGGTGTTTATGGGTGACTGGTCGCCAGAATCGGCCGGTGATTATGCCTCTGGCACCAACCACGTATTGCCGACTTACGGTTATACCTCAACCTATTCCAGTTTAGGGCTAGCCGATTTTGTTAAGCGCATGACCGTGCAGCAATTAACCCCGC
- the hisG gene encoding ATP phosphoribosyltransferase, whose translation MLDKTRLRIAMQKSGRLSDDCHELLSRCGIKINLQQQRLIAFAENMPIDILRVRDDDIPGLVMDGVVDLGIIGENVLEEELLSRRAQGEDPRYFTLRRLDFGGCRLSLAASLDTEYTGPQCLQNKRIATSYPHILKQYLDKQGVTFKSCLLNGSVEVAPRAGLADVICDLVSTGATLEANGLREVEVIYRSKACLIQRDGEMPADKQQLIDRLMTRIQGVIQARESKYIMMHAPSERLDEIITLLPGAERPTILPLAGDKSRVAMHMVSSETLFWETMEKLKALGASSILVLPIEKMME comes from the coding sequence ATGTTGGATAAAACGCGTTTACGCATTGCGATGCAGAAATCAGGCCGCCTAAGTGACGATTGCCACGAATTATTATCGCGCTGCGGAATTAAAATTAATTTACAACAACAGCGCCTGATCGCTTTCGCGGAAAACATGCCGATCGATATCCTGCGAGTACGTGATGACGATATCCCAGGGTTAGTGATGGATGGTGTGGTTGATCTGGGGATTATTGGCGAAAACGTGCTGGAAGAAGAGTTGCTGAGCCGCCGTGCTCAAGGTGAAGACCCACGTTATTTCACTTTACGCCGTCTGGATTTCGGTGGTTGTCGCCTGTCACTGGCCGCCTCACTGGATACCGAATATACCGGCCCGCAATGTTTACAAAATAAGCGCATCGCCACTTCTTACCCGCACATTTTAAAACAATATCTTGATAAACAAGGGGTAACTTTCAAATCCTGCTTGCTCAACGGCTCAGTTGAAGTGGCTCCACGTGCCGGTTTAGCCGATGTCATCTGTGACCTGGTATCCACTGGCGCCACATTGGAAGCCAACGGCCTGCGCGAAGTTGAAGTGATTTACCGCTCTAAAGCCTGCCTGATTCAACGTGATGGCGAAATGCCAGCCGATAAGCAACAGCTGATTGACCGCCTGATGACCCGTATTCAGGGTGTGATTCAAGCGCGCGAATCCAAATACATCATGATGCACGCGCCAAGTGAGCGCCTGGATGAAATCATCACCCTGCTGCCGGGTGCCGAGCGCCCGACCATTCTGCCACTGGCTGGTGACAAAAGCCGCGTAGCGATGCACATGGTCAGTAGCGAGACCCTATTCTGGGAAACCATGGAAAAACTGAAAGCGCTGGGTGCCAGCTCCATTCTGGTGTTGCCGATTGAAAAGATGATGGAGTAA
- the hisL gene encoding his operon leader peptide: MNRVQFNHHHHHHPD; encoded by the coding sequence ATGAATCGCGTTCAATTTAATCACCATCATCACCATCATCCTGACTAG
- a CDS encoding SDR family oxidoreductase, which yields MKKVAIIGLGWLGMPLAQSLVRRGIEVVGSKTTPDGVEAVRMSGINCFQLQLTPELICDPDDLAQLMTVDALVITLPASRTADGGAQYFQAVQMVVDSALAFGVPRIIFTSSTSVYGETRGRIKESSPLQPVTTAGKTLAELELWLHKLPNTSVDILRLAGLVGTDRHPGRFLAGKTNVKGGSQGVNLVHQEDVISAIELLLNLPRGGHIYNLCAPIHPRKRDFYPECARALQLTPPEFAPEDIEEPIREIDGSKICSELGFEYQYPDPARMPLN from the coding sequence ATGAAAAAAGTAGCCATTATTGGATTGGGCTGGCTGGGTATGCCGTTGGCGCAATCATTGGTTCGTCGTGGAATTGAGGTTGTGGGGAGTAAAACCACGCCGGATGGCGTCGAAGCCGTCAGAATGAGCGGGATTAATTGCTTTCAATTGCAACTCACCCCCGAGTTGATTTGTGACCCAGATGATTTGGCACAACTGATGACGGTGGATGCGCTGGTTATCACCTTACCCGCCAGCCGCACGGCTGACGGCGGGGCACAGTATTTTCAAGCGGTACAGATGGTGGTCGACAGTGCACTGGCGTTTGGTGTGCCGCGCATTATTTTTACCAGCTCGACCTCAGTGTATGGCGAAACTCGGGGCCGAATTAAAGAAAGTTCTCCACTGCAACCGGTGACCACAGCGGGTAAAACGCTGGCAGAACTTGAACTCTGGCTGCATAAATTACCGAATACTTCGGTGGATATTTTGCGTCTGGCGGGGTTGGTGGGGACTGATCGCCATCCGGGCCGTTTTCTGGCGGGTAAAACCAATGTGAAAGGTGGCTCGCAGGGGGTAAATCTGGTGCATCAGGAGGATGTGATATCCGCCATCGAACTGCTGCTTAACCTGCCCAGAGGCGGGCATATTTATAATTTGTGCGCGCCAATCCACCCACGAAAACGGGATTTTTATCCTGAATGCGCGCGCGCGTTACAACTGACTCCGCCCGAGTTTGCGCCTGAAGATATTGAAGAACCCATTCGCGAGATTGATGGCAGTAAGATTTGCAGTGAGTTGGGGTTTGAGTATCAGTACCCCGATCCAGCCAGAATGCCTTTGAATTAA
- a CDS encoding ABC transporter permease, with amino-acid sequence MSKEIPLPDAQPWRHQLFDFLYKWGMLLTVVALIALFGLASDNFLDPNNIINILRSIAIVTVIAIGVSISLSVGGFDLSVGSTASLANAIVVSLFVWYGFGTTGAIILTLLICTLVGLFNAFLIVVLKIPDMLATLASLFVIQGVAMTYSYGGSITQNMLLPSGDMAEGVIPEIFSALGQVPVIVLIMLAVTIVVQLYLSLTKHGRRMYAIGGNPEAARLAGIRTVRYRVLAYVFSSLLAALGGILLASRIGSSQVNAGGGYLMDAVAAAYIGFSLAGSGKPNAFGTLIGAVILGVLQNGLVMLSVPYYAMDIIKGLVLALALALTYIHQKR; translated from the coding sequence GTGAGCAAAGAAATACCCCTGCCGGACGCGCAGCCATGGCGTCACCAGTTGTTTGATTTTCTCTACAAATGGGGGATGTTGCTCACCGTCGTGGCGCTAATCGCGCTGTTTGGTCTGGCCTCAGATAACTTCCTCGACCCAAACAATATCATCAATATATTGCGATCCATTGCCATAGTGACAGTGATTGCTATCGGGGTGTCTATTTCCCTGTCTGTGGGGGGGTTTGACTTATCGGTCGGTTCGACTGCTTCGCTGGCCAATGCCATCGTGGTCTCACTCTTTGTCTGGTACGGATTTGGCACCACTGGGGCAATTATCCTGACCTTGCTCATTTGTACATTAGTGGGGCTATTTAACGCATTTCTGATTGTGGTGCTGAAGATCCCCGATATGCTGGCGACCCTTGCCAGTCTGTTTGTCATTCAGGGCGTGGCGATGACGTACAGCTACGGCGGCTCTATCACGCAGAATATGTTGCTGCCGAGCGGCGATATGGCGGAGGGCGTCATTCCTGAGATATTCTCAGCGCTGGGTCAAGTGCCGGTTATCGTGCTAATCATGTTGGCGGTGACTATTGTAGTGCAGTTGTATTTGTCATTAACCAAGCATGGTCGCCGGATGTATGCCATTGGTGGCAACCCAGAAGCGGCGCGGCTGGCGGGCATCCGTACCGTACGTTATCGGGTGTTGGCTTATGTATTTTCATCTTTGCTAGCGGCACTGGGCGGGATTTTACTGGCATCACGCATTGGCTCGTCACAAGTCAACGCCGGTGGTGGTTACCTGATGGACGCCGTTGCTGCCGCCTATATTGGCTTTTCACTCGCGGGTTCCGGCAAACCCAATGCTTTCGGCACCTTAATTGGCGCGGTTATCCTTGGTGTGCTGCAAAACGGGCTGGTGATGCTGTCAGTACCTTACTACGCAATGGATATCATCAAAGGGTTGGTTCTGGCGCTGGCCTTAGCCCTGACTTATATTCATCAGAAGCGGTGA
- a CDS encoding sugar ABC transporter ATP-binding protein: protein MSSITSSSRLEMRNISISFSGFHALQQVDFTLEGGSTHALVGANGAGKSTLMAILSGAHNHYRGEIYIDGQQIDIHSPRQAKQHGIHVVQQEVDVALIPTLSVAENIMLDTLAEQGHLFNWPQLYRQAEALLGQLDLKLNVRQRLESCTLAEKQQVLLARALSHQCRFLILDEPTAPLDQEESARLFKVVRRLQSEGIAIVFISHRIHELREICDQLTVLRDGRKVSHDAMGDLSGEQIVEKMLGHTLDDIFPPRRTAFSEKILLSVSGLHDQHKLRDISLTLHEGEILGIAGLAGAGKTELCKALFGATPSRVDQGELQGKPWKPRSPDRSVEQGLALVPEERRKEGIFIHEGIPMNLSVAADDSFSRWSIFSRRQELSWAKELIARLGVRTSSPQQKLARLSGGNQQKVAIGKWLRGDAQVLIFDEPTKGVDIKAKQDLFNLIDGLAQQGKGIIYASGEFSELVGLCSRICVLWDGRIVAELNAADVDEETLLLFSTGGTPQ, encoded by the coding sequence ATGTCCAGTATCACCTCATCCTCCCGCCTTGAGATGCGGAATATATCTATCTCATTTTCTGGATTCCATGCCCTACAACAAGTTGATTTCACACTGGAAGGTGGGTCTACTCATGCGCTAGTCGGGGCTAATGGTGCAGGGAAATCGACGCTGATGGCGATTCTTTCCGGCGCTCACAATCACTATCGCGGCGAGATCTATATTGATGGCCAGCAGATAGACATTCACTCCCCCCGTCAGGCAAAGCAGCACGGTATCCATGTGGTTCAGCAAGAGGTTGATGTCGCACTGATCCCTACCCTGTCTGTGGCGGAAAATATTATGCTGGATACGCTAGCGGAACAGGGGCATCTGTTTAATTGGCCACAACTTTATCGCCAGGCAGAAGCGCTACTCGGGCAGCTTGACCTCAAGTTGAATGTGCGCCAGCGGTTGGAATCTTGCACATTGGCGGAGAAACAACAGGTTCTATTGGCCCGCGCCCTTTCCCATCAATGCCGTTTTCTCATTCTGGATGAACCCACCGCCCCCTTGGATCAAGAAGAGAGTGCGCGTCTGTTTAAAGTGGTGCGCCGCTTGCAATCCGAAGGAATAGCCATTGTGTTCATTTCGCACCGCATCCATGAATTGCGCGAAATTTGCGATCAATTGACCGTATTACGCGATGGTCGCAAAGTCAGCCATGATGCAATGGGTGACCTGAGTGGTGAGCAAATTGTCGAAAAGATGCTCGGCCACACTTTGGATGATATTTTCCCACCCCGACGAACGGCATTTAGTGAAAAAATATTATTGTCTGTCAGTGGGTTACATGACCAACACAAATTACGCGATATTTCCCTGACATTGCATGAAGGGGAAATATTAGGGATTGCCGGGTTAGCTGGCGCGGGAAAAACCGAATTGTGCAAAGCATTGTTTGGTGCTACGCCCAGCCGTGTTGATCAGGGTGAATTACAGGGCAAACCTTGGAAACCGCGTTCACCGGATCGCTCCGTCGAGCAGGGGCTAGCTTTAGTGCCCGAAGAACGGCGCAAAGAAGGTATTTTTATCCACGAAGGTATCCCAATGAACCTGAGTGTGGCCGCTGATGACAGTTTTTCCCGCTGGAGTATTTTTAGCCGCCGCCAAGAGTTGAGTTGGGCCAAAGAGTTGATTGCGCGCTTGGGGGTGCGAACTTCTTCGCCGCAGCAAAAACTCGCCCGCTTGTCGGGGGGGAATCAGCAGAAAGTGGCGATCGGCAAATGGTTGCGCGGCGATGCGCAGGTATTGATTTTTGATGAGCCAACCAAAGGTGTGGACATCAAAGCCAAACAGGATCTGTTCAATCTGATTGACGGGTTAGCGCAACAGGGAAAAGGCATTATTTATGCATCCGGTGAATTCTCAGAATTGGTCGGTTTATGCTCTCGTATCTGTGTGTTGTGGGATGGGCGAATTGTTGCCGAGCTAAACGCCGCAGATGTCGATGAAGAAACATTATTACTATTTTCAACCGGAGGAACCCCTCAGTGA
- a CDS encoding oxidoreductase — MSTNAIRVQVGPANYFSFPGAIEKLSEFYPQATLENALWIYGERALAAASDYLPAAFHGPQAVRALFSSHCSESTVADLVKAAGSDRQVVIGIGGGAVLDTAKVVARKLGLPLVAIPTIAATCAAWTPLSVWYNDAGQALNFEIFKDSNQLVLVEPRIILQAPVEYLLAGIGDTLAKWYEAVVLSPQPETLSLTVRLGLQAALDIRNVLLKQSESALQAVEQGELTQDFLDVVDAIIAGGGMVGGLGERYTRVAAAHAVHNGLTLLPQTEHFLHGTKVAYGILVQTALLEQDEALQSLIVAFNKLGLPTHLAALDVDINDRDAIERVISRILKPSESIHYLPVELSSDKIWTAIERVEIAAQH; from the coding sequence ATGAGCACGAACGCAATCCGAGTGCAGGTGGGGCCTGCCAACTATTTTTCTTTTCCAGGCGCTATCGAAAAGCTGAGCGAGTTTTATCCTCAAGCAACATTGGAAAATGCGCTGTGGATCTATGGTGAGCGCGCCTTGGCGGCGGCCAGTGATTATCTGCCAGCGGCTTTCCATGGGCCACAAGCGGTACGAGCTTTATTTTCCAGTCATTGCAGTGAATCTACTGTTGCTGATTTAGTGAAGGCTGCGGGCAGTGACCGACAAGTGGTGATCGGTATTGGCGGTGGTGCAGTATTGGATACGGCCAAGGTGGTGGCGCGTAAACTTGGCTTGCCGCTGGTAGCTATTCCCACGATCGCGGCAACCTGCGCGGCCTGGACACCACTTTCCGTGTGGTATAACGATGCCGGGCAAGCGCTAAATTTTGAAATATTTAAAGATTCCAACCAGTTGGTGTTAGTAGAACCGCGTATTATTTTGCAGGCACCAGTGGAATATCTATTGGCGGGAATTGGCGATACATTGGCGAAATGGTACGAAGCGGTGGTGCTAAGCCCGCAACCGGAAACATTGTCTTTGACCGTTCGTTTGGGTTTACAGGCCGCGCTGGACATTCGCAATGTGCTGCTCAAACAGAGCGAATCTGCATTACAGGCGGTGGAGCAGGGGGAACTAACGCAAGATTTCCTTGATGTAGTGGATGCGATTATTGCCGGTGGCGGTATGGTCGGTGGGCTGGGCGAGCGCTATACCCGCGTTGCGGCGGCTCATGCAGTACACAATGGTCTGACACTGCTGCCCCAGACCGAGCATTTCCTGCATGGCACCAAAGTTGCCTATGGAATTTTGGTTCAAACAGCCCTGCTGGAGCAAGATGAAGCACTGCAATCACTGATTGTGGCGTTTAATAAATTAGGTTTACCAACGCATTTGGCTGCGCTGGATGTTGATATTAATGACCGTGATGCTATTGAGCGTGTGATTAGTCGAATTCTGAAGCCGAGCGAGTCAATTCATTATCTGCCTGTTGAGCTGAGTTCAGACAAAATATGGACAGCAATTGAGCGGGTAGAAATTGCCGCTCAGCACTGA
- a CDS encoding APC family permease, producing the protein MTHNATVAVGTNQTGTNNRVQLRKTLTLVQVVMMGLAYLQPMTIFDTFGIVSGLTDGHVATSYAIALIAVLFTAVSYGKLVKRFPSAGSAYTYAQKSISPNVGFMVGWSSLLDYLFMPMINILLAKIYLEAIFPGVPSWIFVGALVSLMTLFNLRGINVVANLNSIIVVVQVAVMVVFMGLLIHGVYQGEGTGTLVSPRPFYSENAHLVPMITGATILCFSFLGFDGISSLSEETPDAGRVIPKAIFLTALIGGVIFIVVSYFLQLYFPDISRFTDPDASQPEIMLFVAGKFFQSVILCFSCVTVLASGMAAHAGVSRLLYVMGRDGVFPERIFGYVHPKWRTPAINVLLVGGVALSAISFDLVTATALINFGALVAFTFVNLSVISQFYIRERRNCTVRDHISYLILPMIGAGTVGVLWVNLESSSMTLGLVWGAIGLLYMVWKTRAFRQALPQFTGELAQ; encoded by the coding sequence ATGACGCATAATGCTACTGTTGCAGTCGGCACCAATCAAACTGGCACCAATAACCGCGTTCAGCTCAGAAAAACACTGACGTTGGTGCAAGTGGTGATGATGGGCTTGGCTTATTTACAGCCGATGACCATTTTCGATACTTTTGGTATTGTCTCCGGCCTGACCGATGGTCACGTCGCGACTTCTTACGCCATTGCGTTGATAGCAGTGCTGTTCACTGCCGTCAGCTATGGCAAATTGGTTAAGCGTTTCCCGTCTGCGGGTTCGGCTTATACCTACGCCCAGAAATCCATTAGTCCGAATGTTGGCTTTATGGTGGGTTGGTCATCACTGCTGGACTACCTGTTCATGCCGATGATTAACATTCTATTGGCAAAAATTTATCTCGAAGCGATTTTCCCAGGTGTGCCATCATGGATTTTTGTTGGCGCATTGGTCAGCTTGATGACGCTATTCAACCTGCGTGGCATTAATGTGGTCGCTAACCTGAACTCGATCATCGTTGTGGTTCAGGTCGCTGTCATGGTGGTCTTTATGGGGCTGCTGATTCACGGTGTTTATCAAGGTGAAGGGACAGGTACGCTGGTTAGCCCACGTCCGTTCTATTCTGAAAATGCTCATTTGGTGCCGATGATAACCGGGGCCACGATACTGTGCTTCTCATTCCTTGGCTTCGATGGCATCAGTTCGCTGTCTGAAGAAACGCCAGATGCCGGGAGAGTGATCCCGAAAGCGATTTTCCTGACTGCATTGATTGGCGGCGTGATTTTTATTGTCGTGTCTTACTTCTTGCAGCTCTATTTCCCGGATATTTCGCGCTTCACTGACCCCGATGCATCACAGCCGGAAATCATGCTGTTTGTGGCCGGCAAATTCTTCCAGTCAGTGATTCTGTGCTTCTCCTGTGTCACGGTGTTGGCATCAGGTATGGCGGCACACGCCGGCGTTTCGCGCTTGCTGTATGTGATGGGGCGCGATGGGGTATTCCCTGAGAGAATATTTGGCTACGTGCATCCAAAATGGCGTACTCCAGCCATCAACGTATTGTTGGTGGGGGGCGTGGCATTGTCTGCTATTTCCTTTGATTTGGTCACGGCAACTGCATTGATTAACTTTGGTGCGCTGGTGGCTTTCACCTTCGTTAACCTGTCGGTGATTTCACAGTTCTATATCCGCGAGCGCCGCAACTGCACAGTTAGGGATCATATCAGCTACCTGATTCTACCGATGATTGGTGCAGGGACAGTGGGTGTACTGTGGGTTAATCTGGAAAGTAGCTCTATGACTCTGGGGCTGGTATGGGGCGCAATTGGCCTGCTTTATATGGTCTGGAAAACTCGCGCTTTCCGTCAGGCATTACCTCAGTTTACTGGTGAGCTTGCACAGTAA
- the sbcB gene encoding exodeoxyribonuclease I, which translates to MSDKNKSPTFYIHDYETFGQRPALDRPAQFAGVRTDLEFNIIEEPLVVYCAPADDYLPQPEAVMITGITPQHALANGVNEAEFARQIHQAFNVPGTCILGYNNIRFDDEVSRNIFYRNFYDPYAYSWQGGNSRWDLLDVMRACYALRPEGIVWPENEDGLPSFKLEHLTKANGVEHLHAHDAMSDVHATIAMAKLVKQAQPRLFDYLYQHRSKHKINALIDIADMTPLVHVSGMFGAARGNTSWVAPLAWHPENKNAVIMCDLAGDTSPLLELDSDTLRERLYTRRDKLNAQDAAVPLKLVHINKCPVLAPAKTLLAENAERLGIDRQRCLQNLQLLRQNPQIREKVVALFAEAEPFAVSDDVDAQLYNGFFSDADRATMKIILQTEPQNLPALDLTFQDPRLEALLFRFRARNYPNTLTDSEQQRWLEHRREALNPERVQDYVLQLEQFYNQYEGDKEKLALLKALFDYARDLVS; encoded by the coding sequence ATGTCAGATAAAAATAAGTCACCAACATTTTACATTCACGATTATGAAACCTTTGGTCAGCGCCCGGCGTTAGACAGACCCGCGCAGTTTGCCGGAGTGCGTACCGATTTGGAGTTCAATATCATCGAGGAACCATTGGTGGTTTACTGTGCCCCCGCCGATGACTATCTGCCGCAACCAGAGGCCGTGATGATAACCGGCATCACCCCGCAACATGCCTTAGCCAATGGGGTTAATGAAGCCGAGTTTGCCCGCCAAATTCATCAAGCTTTCAATGTGCCCGGCACCTGTATTCTCGGCTACAATAATATTCGTTTTGATGATGAAGTTAGCCGCAATATTTTCTACCGCAATTTCTATGATCCCTATGCTTATAGCTGGCAAGGCGGTAATTCCCGTTGGGACTTGCTCGATGTCATGCGCGCTTGTTATGCCCTGCGTCCAGAAGGCATTGTCTGGCCAGAAAACGAAGATGGCTTACCCAGCTTTAAACTTGAGCATTTAACTAAAGCCAATGGTGTCGAGCACTTACATGCCCATGATGCGATGTCCGATGTGCACGCCACCATCGCCATGGCAAAGTTGGTCAAGCAAGCGCAACCCCGGCTGTTTGATTACCTCTATCAGCACCGCAGCAAACATAAAATTAACGCATTGATTGATATTGCAGATATGACGCCACTGGTTCATGTGTCTGGCATGTTTGGTGCCGCGCGGGGCAACACCAGTTGGGTTGCCCCGCTAGCATGGCATCCTGAGAATAAAAATGCGGTAATTATGTGCGATTTGGCGGGTGATACGTCGCCACTATTGGAGCTGGATAGCGATACTCTGCGTGAGCGGCTGTATACCCGCCGCGATAAACTCAATGCTCAAGACGCAGCCGTCCCCTTGAAGTTGGTGCACATTAATAAATGTCCGGTATTGGCACCGGCGAAAACGCTGCTGGCTGAGAATGCCGAGCGGCTGGGGATTGATCGTCAGCGCTGTCTGCAAAACCTGCAACTATTGCGGCAAAACCCGCAAATACGCGAAAAAGTGGTCGCGTTGTTTGCTGAAGCGGAACCTTTTGCAGTGTCTGATGATGTAGATGCCCAGCTGTATAATGGATTTTTCAGTGATGCTGACCGCGCCACCATGAAAATCATTTTACAAACTGAGCCACAAAATCTACCCGCGCTCGATCTGACCTTCCAAGACCCACGTTTGGAAGCGCTGCTATTTCGCTTCCGCGCCCGTAATTATCCGAATACTTTGACGGACAGTGAGCAACAGCGCTGGTTAGAGCATCGTCGCGAAGCACTTAATCCAGAAAGAGTGCAAGATTATGTACTGCAACTGGAACAGTTTTATAACCAGTATGAGGGCGATAAAGAGAAGTTGGCACTACTGAAAGCCCTGTTTGACTATGCCAGAGATCTGGTGAGCTGA
- a CDS encoding SDR family oxidoreductase → MKTLLLTGATGFLGGAVLEKLLLENSDFNYLLLVRAKTPEQGLTRIRENLAKFYLPAGRLNKIMTHHILLGDLAEPDSFINDPRINEVTHVINCAAVASFGNNPLIWKVNVDGTLAFGKRMSQVAGLQRFIHVGTAMSCTPDADTVVNEQILSAEDDAHLVEYTKSKSAIERLLAEECPGLPLVFARPSIVVGHTRLGCQPSSSIFWVFRMALMLRKFMCSLDDYIDVIPVDYCADALVCILLHPNLPEDIYHISAGEKDSVSFAEIDQAMSSAARQQPMGADYRQVEYGALVQMRKQLKGIFGPCNERLMLKAMRLYGSFAVLNVRFSNERLLSLGMPRSPRFTDYIACCVESSFGMTIQQQMAVDFK, encoded by the coding sequence GTGAAAACACTTCTGTTAACCGGTGCCACAGGTTTTTTGGGCGGAGCAGTGCTTGAAAAGTTATTGTTGGAAAACTCAGATTTTAATTATTTATTATTAGTTAGGGCCAAAACACCGGAGCAGGGATTAACCCGTATTCGAGAAAATCTGGCAAAGTTTTATCTGCCTGCTGGGCGGCTGAATAAAATAATGACACATCATATTCTATTAGGGGATTTAGCTGAACCTGACAGTTTTATTAATGACCCGCGTATCAATGAAGTGACGCATGTTATTAATTGTGCCGCCGTCGCATCATTTGGTAATAACCCATTAATCTGGAAAGTTAATGTCGACGGCACATTAGCCTTCGGCAAAAGAATGTCTCAGGTCGCCGGTTTACAAAGATTCATTCATGTGGGCACCGCCATGTCTTGTACTCCCGATGCCGATACTGTAGTGAATGAGCAGATCCTATCGGCAGAAGATGATGCACATTTAGTGGAATACACTAAATCTAAATCGGCCATTGAGCGCTTATTGGCGGAAGAATGTCCGGGGTTGCCATTGGTATTTGCCCGGCCATCAATTGTTGTCGGGCATACTCGTTTGGGCTGCCAACCTTCTAGCAGCATCTTCTGGGTATTCCGCATGGCATTAATGCTGCGCAAGTTTATGTGCTCTCTGGATGACTATATTGATGTTATTCCAGTCGATTATTGTGCTGACGCCTTAGTGTGTATTTTGCTGCATCCAAACTTACCGGAAGATATCTATCATATTTCTGCTGGAGAGAAAGACAGTGTCAGTTTTGCTGAGATTGATCAGGCCATGTCGTCAGCAGCTCGACAACAACCCATGGGGGCAGATTATCGCCAGGTAGAATATGGTGCTTTGGTGCAGATGCGTAAGCAACTGAAAGGTATTTTCGGCCCATGTAATGAGCGTTTAATGTTGAAAGCCATGCGCTTATACGGCTCTTTTGCCGTGCTAAATGTACGTTTCAGTAATGAGCGATTGCTCAGTTTGGGGATGCCAAGGTCGCCCCGTTTTACCGATTATATTGCTTGTTGTGTAGAATCGAGCTTTGGCATGACAATCCAACAACAAATGGCAGTTGATTTTAAATAA